Proteins encoded in a region of the Inquilinus sp. KBS0705 genome:
- the gap gene encoding type I glyceraldehyde-3-phosphate dehydrogenase — MKIGINGFGRIGRLAFRAAIERSDIEVVGINDLVEPDYMAYMLKYDSTHGPFKGTIAVEGGHLVVNGKTIRVTAEKDPSNLKWGEVGAEVIIESTGLFLTIESAQKHIDAGAKKVVMSAPAKDDTPTFVMGVNHKQLKAEQTIVSNASCTTNCLAPIAKVLNDAFGIEEGLMSTVHAVTATQKTVDSPSAKDWRGGRGAYQNIIPSSTGAAKAVTLVIPELKGKLTGMSFRVPVADVSVVDLTVKLKNGASYEAIKKAMKDASEGELKGILGYTEDDVVSEDFKGDPRTSIFDAKAGIALNDNFVKVVSWYDNEWGYSNKLIDLVQEIGKL, encoded by the coding sequence ATGAAAATAGGAATTAACGGCTTTGGCCGTATCGGCCGTTTAGCCTTCAGGGCAGCCATTGAAAGATCAGATATTGAAGTTGTTGGTATCAACGACCTTGTTGAACCTGATTACATGGCTTACATGTTGAAATACGATTCAACTCACGGTCCGTTCAAGGGTACTATCGCTGTAGAAGGCGGCCACCTGGTAGTAAATGGTAAAACAATACGCGTTACAGCCGAAAAAGACCCATCAAACCTTAAATGGGGCGAAGTTGGCGCGGAAGTGATCATCGAATCAACCGGCTTATTCTTAACTATCGAATCTGCACAAAAACATATTGATGCAGGCGCTAAAAAAGTTGTAATGAGCGCTCCTGCAAAGGATGATACCCCAACATTTGTTATGGGTGTAAACCACAAACAATTAAAAGCTGAGCAAACCATCGTTTCAAACGCATCATGTACCACTAACTGTTTAGCGCCAATTGCTAAAGTGTTAAACGATGCTTTCGGTATCGAAGAAGGTTTAATGAGCACTGTGCACGCGGTTACTGCAACTCAAAAAACCGTTGATAGCCCATCGGCTAAAGACTGGAGAGGCGGCCGTGGTGCTTACCAAAACATTATCCCTTCATCAACCGGTGCTGCTAAAGCGGTTACTTTGGTTATCCCTGAGTTAAAAGGTAAATTAACAGGTATGTCTTTCCGTGTACCGGTTGCCGATGTATCTGTAGTTGACTTAACTGTTAAACTTAAAAACGGCGCATCATACGAAGCCATTAAAAAAGCGATGAAAGATGCATCTGAAGGCGAATTAAAAGGCATTTTAGGTTACACCGAAGATGACGTAGTATCTGAAGACTTTAAAGGCGACCCACGCACATCAATTTTTGATGCAAAAGCAGGTATCGCTTTAAATGACAACTTTGTTAAAGTAGTATCATGGTACGATAACGAGTGGGGTTACTCAAACAAACTGATAGACCTTGTTCAGGAAATTGGCAAGCTGTAA
- a CDS encoding NUDIX hydrolase — MEVKLPTFDSVFSIDCVIFGFEAGELKILLIERNEEPFKDWLALPGYIVEQDESIDDAAERILYELTGLRDLHMQQFHTFGEVNRHPQGRVITVAYYALIRINGQKELRPVTQFAKKAFWHPVNDLPKLAFDHSEIFETGFNKIRRRLNYQPIAFELLPEKFTLTQLQLLYEAVLNKKLDKRNFRKKMLSYGFLKELDEKQKGVSYRAAKLYKFDRRKYAKIFQNEMLLDKTV; from the coding sequence TTGGAAGTAAAGTTACCTACATTTGACTCAGTATTTTCTATTGACTGTGTGATTTTTGGATTTGAGGCCGGTGAGTTAAAGATATTACTTATTGAGCGTAATGAAGAACCCTTTAAAGACTGGCTGGCCCTACCGGGTTATATAGTTGAACAGGACGAGAGTATTGATGATGCCGCCGAACGTATATTATACGAACTAACCGGCCTGCGCGACCTGCACATGCAGCAGTTTCATACCTTTGGCGAGGTTAACCGCCACCCGCAGGGGCGTGTTATAACCGTTGCTTACTATGCGCTGATACGCATTAACGGCCAAAAAGAACTTAGGCCGGTTACCCAATTTGCTAAAAAAGCTTTTTGGCATCCCGTAAACGATTTGCCTAAACTGGCATTTGACCACAGCGAAATTTTTGAAACAGGTTTTAACAAAATTCGCCGCAGGCTAAATTACCAGCCTATTGCGTTTGAGTTACTGCCCGAAAAATTTACCCTTACCCAGTTACAGTTATTATACGAAGCTGTTCTAAATAAAAAGCTTGATAAACGTAACTTCCGTAAAAAAATGCTGAGCTACGGCTTTTTAAAAGAGCTGGACGAGAAGCAGAAAGGGGTATCGTACCGTGCGGCCAAACTTTATAAATTCGACCGCCGTAAATACGCCAAAATATTCCAGAACGAGATGCTGCTGGATAAAACAGTATAA
- a CDS encoding helix-turn-helix domain-containing protein, protein MPVLTAPEKNVITSYPLLHDDGTPAMIQVRESDGIETIIDPGFLQPHRKDYYMFAFVEEGNSRHWIDDVPYIVKPGHFYFTIPPQIHLKEEICPMKGFVAYFTEEFLLLEENRMLRQLPIIQNPAAAHELTLSAADTTYLYDVMRKMLAEYNNGGEWHNQMLTSWLRVLVIYLSRMYTDQFGESRITPSHNLLKSYQQLITEHYTDTHDVAAYANQLNISPGYLNDVVKQQSGKTAISHIHNRLVVEAKRRLLHTHLSVKQIADELGFEDAAYFNRFFKRLAGDTPVSYRTKIREMYS, encoded by the coding sequence ATGCCTGTTTTAACCGCACCCGAAAAAAATGTAATTACCAGTTACCCGTTGTTGCATGATGACGGTACACCCGCTATGATACAGGTGCGCGAGTCTGATGGTATTGAAACAATAATAGACCCCGGCTTTTTGCAGCCTCATCGTAAAGATTATTATATGTTTGCTTTTGTAGAGGAAGGGAACAGCCGCCATTGGATAGACGATGTGCCTTATATTGTTAAGCCCGGGCATTTTTACTTTACCATACCGCCGCAAATACATTTAAAAGAAGAAATTTGCCCTATGAAGGGCTTTGTGGCCTATTTTACCGAAGAGTTTTTATTGCTGGAAGAGAACCGCATGCTGCGCCAGCTGCCCATTATACAAAACCCTGCCGCCGCGCACGAATTAACATTAAGCGCCGCCGATACTACATACCTTTACGATGTAATGCGTAAAATGCTTGCCGAATATAATAATGGCGGCGAGTGGCATAATCAAATGCTTACATCGTGGTTGCGGGTGCTGGTAATATACCTTAGCCGCATGTATACCGATCAGTTTGGCGAAAGCAGGATAACTCCAAGCCATAACCTGCTTAAAAGCTATCAGCAGCTAATAACCGAGCACTATACCGATACGCACGACGTTGCTGCCTATGCCAACCAGCTAAATATTAGCCCGGGGTATTTAAACGATGTAGTGAAGCAACAAAGCGGCAAAACGGCCATCAGCCATATACATAACCGCCTGGTAGTTGAAGCTAAGCGCCGGCTTTTACATACCCACCTGTCTGTTAAGCAAATTGCCGATGAACTGGGTTTTGAAGATGCTGCTTACTTTAACCGCTTTTTTAAACGCCTTGCAGGCGATACCCCCGTAAGCTACCGCACAAAAATCCGTGAAATGTACAGTTAA
- the glgB gene encoding 1,4-alpha-glucan branching protein GlgB produces MAKQTKKTAAEVPAAKPEKVKKETKPKAAPALKADMPADAPKKALAKKATPAKKSTPVEIIANHNEIKAVEPYSRFTDFDIDLFKSGKHFKLYEKLGSHVMEHKGVVGTYFAVWAPNAQYVSVIGNFNGWNRGSHSLNYRWDASGIWEGFIPNVGVGETYKYFIKASTGDGLEKSDPFALRWELPPHTASIVADTFYEWTDQDWMAKRYQHTALDKPYSVYEMHVGSWARSPESPDEFLSYRKLAETLVPYVKEMGFTHVEFMPIMEHPYYPSWGYQITGFFAASSRYGTPQDLMYLVEQFHKEGIGVILDWVPSHFPGDAHGLYNFDGTHLYEHADVRKGFHPDWKSYIFNYGRNEVRAFLISNALFWLDRYHIDALRVDAVASMLYLDYSRNHGEWEPNIYGGNENLEAISFLKEFNETVYSNFPDVQTIAEESTSFSGVSRPVYTGGLGFGMKWMMGWMHDTLDYFEHDPIHRKYHQNQLTFSMVYAFTENFMLPFSHDEVVYGKGSMLGKMPGDDWQKFANLRLLYSFMFTHPGTKLLFMGSEFGQSAEWSFERSLDWHLLQYDSHNGIKEAVKALNALYKSEPALYEKGFEWTGFEWIDASNMDDSVIAFIRKGVHRADDLVIVLNMTPVTHHSYRIGVPAAGQWQEVFNSDNEKYWGSGLINYDPVDTEAISWHGKDNSISITTPPLGAAIFKKVADKAQKQLKAK; encoded by the coding sequence ATGGCTAAGCAAACTAAAAAAACCGCTGCTGAAGTACCTGCTGCAAAACCTGAAAAGGTTAAAAAAGAAACTAAGCCAAAAGCTGCCCCTGCCTTAAAAGCGGATATGCCTGCTGATGCGCCTAAGAAAGCTTTGGCTAAAAAAGCGACCCCTGCAAAAAAATCTACACCGGTTGAGATAATTGCCAATCACAACGAAATTAAGGCTGTAGAGCCTTATAGCCGTTTTACCGATTTTGATATTGACCTGTTTAAATCGGGTAAGCATTTTAAGCTGTACGAAAAGCTGGGATCGCATGTGATGGAGCATAAGGGAGTAGTGGGCACCTACTTTGCGGTGTGGGCGCCAAACGCACAATATGTATCGGTAATAGGTAATTTTAATGGCTGGAACCGTGGTTCGCATTCGTTAAATTACCGCTGGGATGCATCGGGTATATGGGAAGGTTTTATCCCGAATGTTGGTGTTGGCGAAACCTATAAATATTTTATAAAGGCATCTACAGGCGACGGGTTGGAGAAAAGCGACCCTTTTGCCCTGCGCTGGGAATTGCCACCGCATACGGCATCAATTGTTGCCGATACCTTTTACGAATGGACAGACCAGGACTGGATGGCCAAACGCTACCAACATACTGCCCTAGATAAACCTTACTCGGTTTACGAGATGCACGTAGGTTCGTGGGCACGCAGTCCGGAAAGCCCTGATGAATTTTTAAGTTACCGCAAGCTGGCCGAAACCTTGGTGCCATATGTTAAGGAAATGGGCTTTACACATGTAGAGTTTATGCCTATAATGGAACACCCTTACTACCCAAGCTGGGGTTACCAGATCACCGGGTTCTTCGCGGCTTCATCGCGCTATGGTACCCCGCAAGATCTGATGTATTTGGTAGAGCAGTTTCATAAAGAAGGGATAGGTGTTATATTGGATTGGGTGCCTTCGCATTTCCCCGGCGACGCGCATGGGTTGTACAATTTTGATGGTACACACCTTTATGAGCATGCCGATGTGCGCAAAGGTTTCCACCCCGATTGGAAATCGTATATATTTAACTATGGCCGCAACGAGGTAAGGGCTTTCCTGATAAGTAATGCTTTGTTTTGGCTTGACCGCTACCATATTGATGCCTTGCGTGTAGATGCGGTAGCATCTATGCTATACCTCGATTATTCGCGTAACCACGGCGAGTGGGAGCCAAATATATATGGCGGCAACGAAAACCTAGAGGCAATATCCTTTCTGAAAGAATTTAACGAAACGGTTTATAGCAACTTCCCCGATGTGCAAACCATCGCCGAAGAATCAACATCGTTTAGCGGCGTGAGCAGGCCGGTTTATACAGGTGGCCTGGGCTTTGGTATGAAATGGATGATGGGCTGGATGCACGATACGCTCGATTATTTTGAGCATGATCCTATCCATCGTAAATACCACCAAAACCAATTAACGTTTAGTATGGTATATGCCTTTACGGAAAACTTTATGTTGCCTTTCTCGCACGATGAAGTGGTTTACGGCAAAGGATCGATGCTGGGCAAAATGCCGGGCGACGACTGGCAAAAATTTGCTAACCTGCGTTTGCTATACAGCTTTATGTTTACCCATCCCGGCACTAAGCTATTGTTTATGGGCAGCGAGTTTGGCCAAAGTGCCGAATGGAGCTTTGAGCGATCGTTAGATTGGCACTTGTTGCAATACGATAGTCACAATGGGATAAAAGAAGCGGTTAAAGCTTTAAACGCCTTGTATAAGTCTGAACCAGCATTATACGAAAAGGGCTTTGAATGGACAGGCTTTGAGTGGATAGATGCCAGTAACATGGACGATTCGGTTATTGCATTTATACGCAAAGGTGTGCACCGCGCCGATGATTTGGTGATCGTGTTAAACATGACGCCTGTTACTCATCACAGCTACCGCATAGGTGTGCCGGCTGCCGGGCAATGGCAGGAAGTGTTTAACTCCGATAACGAAAAGTATTGGGGTAGCGGCTTAATTAATTACGACCCTGTAGATACCGAAGCTATAAGCTGGCACGGAAAAGATAATTCCATTAGCATTACTACACCACCCTTGGGCGCGGCTATATTTAAAAAAGTGGCCGATAAAGCCCAAAAACAACTAAAAGCAAAATAA
- a CDS encoding SDR family oxidoreductase, which produces MEKQTVLITGANKGIGLETARQLARAGYHIYLGCRDKERGEKAVELLHSEGLAAVELLLIDVVSDESVQQAYEDLAKRTDKLDVLINNAGIPGSFPQPATNTAVSIFKDVFEVNLYGVVRTVHAFLPLLSKATNPRIVNVTSDLGSLTLHSDPAWRHYDVKTAAYGPSKSALNAYTIALAYELKGKMKVNMVNPGYTATDFNNNMGYKTIEEGAAPIIENAMIGPDGPTGKYFSDYGETPW; this is translated from the coding sequence ATGGAAAAACAAACTGTATTAATTACCGGCGCCAATAAAGGTATTGGGCTGGAAACTGCCCGCCAGCTGGCGCGTGCCGGCTACCACATTTACCTGGGTTGCCGCGATAAAGAACGGGGCGAAAAAGCTGTGGAACTACTGCACAGTGAAGGACTAGCCGCTGTTGAATTACTGTTGATAGACGTAGTTAGCGATGAATCTGTACAACAGGCATATGAAGATTTGGCCAAACGTACCGATAAATTGGATGTTCTTATAAATAACGCGGGTATCCCCGGCAGCTTTCCGCAACCAGCTACTAATACTGCCGTAAGTATTTTCAAGGATGTTTTTGAAGTGAACCTTTACGGCGTGGTACGCACTGTACACGCGTTTTTGCCTTTATTAAGCAAGGCTACCAATCCAAGGATAGTGAATGTAACATCAGACCTTGGATCGCTTACCCTGCACAGCGACCCTGCCTGGAGGCACTATGATGTAAAGACCGCTGCCTACGGACCGTCTAAATCTGCGCTTAACGCCTACACCATAGCATTGGCCTATGAACTTAAAGGCAAAATGAAGGTGAACATGGTAAACCCGGGTTATACCGCTACAGATTTTAACAACAACATGGGGTATAAAACCATAGAAGAGGGAGCAGCCCCAATTATTGAAAACGCCATGATAGGCCCGGATGGCCCGACAGGTAAATACTTCAGCGACTATGGCGAAACTCCATGGTAA
- a CDS encoding N-acetylglucosamine kinase, with the protein MIIIADGGSTKTNWCLVTEEGKKVYFNTEGYNPYFAPTAYIIQSLKESLPTDLEKENITEVNYYGAGCSTPEMRKIVEEAMQVVFPNSRIYIGHDLLAAARALLGNNEGFAAILGTGTNTCLYDGQQIINNIDSGAYILGDEGSGCYIGKKLLVDYLRGYMPEAVRKSFWDEFKLTPDDINEIVYTQPRANRFCASFSKFVYDNIVNIEYSRNLVRTSFEDFFRNLVTHYPDYQKYTFNCIGSVGYNFRNVLEEVVTENGMTVGNIIRSPIDNLVKYHLELSPSQL; encoded by the coding sequence ATGATCATAATTGCTGACGGTGGCTCAACCAAAACCAATTGGTGCCTGGTTACTGAAGAAGGTAAAAAGGTGTACTTTAACACCGAAGGTTACAATCCATATTTTGCTCCAACTGCCTATATCATTCAATCTTTAAAGGAAAGTTTACCAACCGACCTTGAAAAAGAAAACATTACCGAGGTTAACTACTACGGCGCAGGCTGTTCGACCCCCGAGATGCGAAAGATCGTAGAGGAAGCGATGCAGGTGGTTTTCCCTAACTCGAGGATATATATCGGCCACGACCTTTTGGCTGCTGCCCGTGCTTTGCTGGGTAACAACGAAGGTTTTGCCGCTATATTAGGTACAGGCACCAACACTTGCCTGTACGATGGGCAACAAATAATTAACAACATCGATTCGGGCGCTTACATATTGGGCGACGAAGGCAGCGGTTGCTACATTGGCAAAAAGCTACTGGTTGATTACCTGCGCGGTTACATGCCCGAAGCAGTACGCAAAAGCTTTTGGGATGAGTTTAAACTAACCCCCGATGACATTAACGAAATTGTTTACACACAACCACGTGCAAACCGTTTTTGCGCCAGCTTTAGCAAATTTGTTTACGACAATATTGTAAATATCGAATACTCGCGCAACCTGGTGCGTACCTCGTTCGAAGATTTTTTCCGTAACCTGGTTACCCACTACCCCGATTATCAAAAATATACCTTTAACTGCATAGGCTCGGTTGGATACAATTTCCGTAATGTGCTGGAAGAAGTAGTTACCGAAAACGGCATGACCGTAGGTAACATCATCCGCTCGCCTATAGATAACCTGGTAAAATACCACCTTGAGTTATCGCCAAGCCAATTGTAG
- a CDS encoding polyphosphate kinase 2 family protein, whose amino-acid sequence MIEQFKVKPGKKFSLDDHDTAYSADYAKDDAAEILKGLIKETAKLQTELYAANKYALLVIFQAMDAAGKDSAIAHTMSGLNPQGCQVFSFKQPTSEDYEHDFLWRHYKALPERGRIGIHNRSHYENVLVTKIHPDLVLNENLPGISTVKDLDKKFWDKRYESIRHFEKHISANGTVIIKFFLHLSKKEQKKRFLKRIADPEKNWKFASGDLAERKRWGDYMQAYEIAIKETSTDDSPWYIVPADKKWFTRIAISTIILQTLKSLKLEYPVLPKDEMEKLEDSKKALEKE is encoded by the coding sequence ATGATAGAACAGTTTAAGGTAAAACCCGGTAAAAAATTCTCGTTAGATGACCATGATACCGCCTACTCGGCCGATTATGCGAAGGATGATGCAGCCGAAATTTTAAAAGGCTTGATAAAGGAAACCGCCAAGCTGCAAACCGAACTGTATGCCGCCAATAAATACGCGTTGTTGGTCATCTTTCAGGCGATGGATGCCGCGGGTAAGGATAGTGCCATAGCACACACCATGTCAGGCTTAAACCCACAGGGGTGCCAGGTGTTTAGCTTTAAACAGCCTACCAGCGAAGATTATGAACACGATTTTTTATGGCGACACTACAAGGCCCTGCCCGAACGTGGCCGCATTGGTATACATAACCGCTCTCATTACGAAAACGTGCTGGTTACTAAAATACACCCCGATTTAGTTTTAAACGAGAACCTGCCCGGCATCAGCACTGTAAAAGACCTGGACAAAAAATTTTGGGACAAGCGTTATGAAAGCATACGCCATTTTGAAAAACATATTAGCGCCAACGGAACGGTAATTATCAAGTTCTTTTTGCACCTGTCAAAAAAAGAGCAGAAAAAACGCTTCTTAAAACGGATAGCCGATCCTGAAAAGAACTGGAAATTCGCATCGGGCGACTTAGCAGAGCGTAAGCGCTGGGGCGATTATATGCAAGCCTATGAAATAGCTATAAAGGAAACATCTACCGACGACAGCCCCTGGTATATAGTGCCGGCAGATAAAAAATGGTTTACCCGGATAGCCATATCTACCATTATACTGCAAACACTAAAAAGCCTTAAATTAGAATACCCGGTACTACCAAAAGACGAAATGGAAAAGCTGGAGGACTCAAAAAAAGCTTTAGAAAAAGAATAA
- the pfkA gene encoding 6-phosphofructokinase yields the protein MQKISKIAVLTSGGDAPGMNPCIRAVVRTAIYNGLQVSGIRQGYQGLIDNNIFDMNTRSVSNILNLGGTILKTARCLPFRTDEGMEAAYQNLKANGIDGIVVIGGDGTFTGALRFSKKYPDIAVIGVPGTIDNDLYGSTYTLGFDTATNTVIEAIDKIRDTADAHDRLFFIEVMGRDSGAIALRAGISCGAEAILLPERDTAIGNLIENLKKGQYNKKSSSIVIVAEGDKSGGAYDLAEVVKKEVKFYDIKVTILGHLQRGGSPSAFDRILGSRLGFAAVNAMIEGKTQMMVGLEANHIKLTSLEEALNQHQFKLEEDLMQMADILSI from the coding sequence ATGCAAAAAATTTCAAAAATAGCAGTTTTAACTTCAGGTGGCGATGCACCGGGCATGAACCCGTGCATAAGGGCTGTGGTACGCACTGCAATTTATAATGGCCTCCAGGTGTCGGGCATTCGCCAGGGTTACCAGGGCCTTATTGATAATAATATATTTGACATGAACACCCGGTCGGTAAGTAATATACTTAACCTGGGTGGTACTATATTAAAAACAGCCAGGTGCCTTCCTTTTCGTACCGATGAAGGTATGGAGGCTGCTTATCAAAACCTTAAGGCCAATGGTATTGATGGCATTGTGGTAATTGGCGGCGATGGTACATTTACCGGCGCCCTGCGTTTTTCAAAAAAATATCCGGATATAGCTGTAATTGGTGTGCCGGGTACTATTGATAATGACCTTTACGGATCAACCTACACCCTGGGTTTTGATACCGCTACCAATACCGTTATTGAGGCTATTGATAAAATACGCGATACCGCCGATGCGCACGACCGCTTGTTTTTTATTGAAGTAATGGGCCGCGACTCGGGAGCTATTGCCCTGCGCGCAGGTATATCTTGCGGTGCCGAAGCTATATTATTACCCGAGCGGGATACTGCTATTGGTAACCTGATAGAGAACCTTAAAAAAGGCCAGTACAACAAAAAATCGTCGAGTATTGTAATTGTTGCCGAGGGCGATAAAAGTGGGGGTGCCTATGATTTAGCCGAAGTGGTCAAAAAAGAGGTGAAATTTTACGATATAAAAGTTACTATATTAGGCCACCTGCAACGTGGTGGCAGCCCATCGGCGTTTGACAGAATATTGGGCAGCCGTTTAGGTTTTGCCGCGGTAAACGCCATGATAGAAGGTAAGACACAAATGATGGTGGGGCTTGAGGCCAATCATATTAAACTAACCAGCCTTGAAGAGGCTTTAAACCAGCACCAGTTTAAATTGGAAGAAGACCTGATGCAAATGGCCGATATATTATCTATATAA